One window from the genome of Aptenodytes patagonicus chromosome 4, bAptPat1.pri.cur, whole genome shotgun sequence encodes:
- the TSPAN5 gene encoding tetraspanin-5 — MSGKHYKGPEVSCCIKYFIFGFNVIFWFLGIAFLGIGLWAWNEKGVLSNISSITDLGGFDPVWLFLVVGGVMFILGFAGCIGALRENTFLLKFFSVFLGIIFFLELTAGVLAFVFKDWIKDQLYFFINNNIRAYRDDIDLQNLIDFTQEYWQCCGAFGADDWNLNIYFNCTDSNASRERCGVPFSCCTKDPAEDVINTQCGYDARQKPEVDQQIVIYTKGCVPQFEKWLQDNLTIVAGIFIGIALLQIFGICLAQNLVSDIEAVRASW, encoded by the exons ttcCTTGGCATAGCATTTCTTGGGATTGGATTGTGGGCATGGAATGAAAAG GGAGTGCTGTCCAATATCTCCTCCATCACCGACCTGGGAGGCTTTGATCCAGTTTGGCTCTTCCTAGTGGTAGGAGGAGTTATGTTCATTTTGGGATTTGCAGGATGCATTGGAGCTTTGCGAGAAAATACCTTTCTTCTCAAATTT ttttctgtgtttcttggaattattttcttcttggagCTCACTGCTGGTGTTCTAGCATTTGTTTTCAAAGACTGGATAAAGGACCAGCTGTATTTCTTTATAAACAACAACATCAGAGCATACCGCGATGACATTGATTTGCAAAACCTCATAGACTTCACGCAGGAATAT TGGCAGTGCTGTGGGGCTTTTGGAGCTGATGACTGGAACCTTAATATTTACTTCAATTGCACAGATTCCAACGCAAGTCGAGAGCGCTGTGGTGTGCCGTTCTCTTGCTGCACTAAGGACCCTGCT GAAGATGTTATTAATACTCAGTGTGGCTATGATGCAAGGCAAAAACca GAAGTTGATCAGCAGATTGTTATCTACACTAAAGGCTGTGTCCCTCAGTTTGAGAAATGGTTGCAGGACAATCTTACCATAGTTGCCGGTATATTCATTGGGATAGCATTACTGCAG ATATTTGGGATATGCTTAGCCCAGAATTTGGTTAGTGACATTGAGGCTGTCAGAGCCAGCTGGTAA